A genomic stretch from Arthrobacter sp. KBS0702 includes:
- a CDS encoding acetyl-CoA C-acetyltransferase, with the protein MPEAVIVATARSPIGRAFKGSLKDERPDDLASAMVAAALAKIPAFDPRDDVRGLDDLYLGCAEPSGEAGSNMARVVSILAGLDNVPAATVNRFCASSLQTLRMAFHAIKAGEGEAFVAAGVEAVSRYRDWAGAGETDASTHNPLFEPARQRTAARAASNTPWTDPRLGGRMPDIYISMGQTAENVATSYGISRAEQDAWAVQSQNRAEAALASGFFAREITPYTRRDGTVVDRDDSPRAGVTLDSVAALQPVFRAEGTVTAGNACPLNDGAAAVVVMSDSRARELGLEPLARIVATGVSALSPELMGMGPVEATRRALKQAGLTIGDIDLVELNEAFAVQVVASARELGIDPDRLNVHGGAIALGHPFGMTGARMTTTLLNGLQERDGSLGLATLCVGGGQGMAVILERLG; encoded by the coding sequence ATGCCTGAAGCTGTCATCGTCGCCACCGCCCGGAGCCCCATCGGCCGCGCCTTCAAGGGATCACTGAAGGACGAACGGCCCGACGATCTGGCCTCCGCCATGGTCGCTGCCGCCCTGGCCAAGATCCCCGCCTTCGACCCGCGCGACGACGTCCGCGGCCTCGACGACCTGTATCTGGGCTGTGCCGAGCCCAGCGGGGAGGCCGGGTCCAACATGGCCCGGGTGGTCTCCATCCTGGCCGGACTCGACAACGTGCCCGCCGCCACCGTCAACCGCTTCTGCGCCTCGAGCCTGCAGACCCTGCGGATGGCCTTCCACGCCATCAAGGCCGGCGAGGGCGAGGCCTTCGTTGCGGCCGGGGTGGAAGCGGTCTCGCGCTACCGTGACTGGGCCGGGGCCGGGGAGACCGACGCCTCCACCCACAACCCGCTGTTCGAGCCGGCGCGGCAGCGCACCGCGGCCCGGGCCGCGTCCAACACACCGTGGACCGATCCGAGGCTGGGCGGGCGGATGCCGGACATCTACATTTCGATGGGCCAGACCGCGGAAAACGTCGCCACCAGCTACGGCATCAGCCGCGCAGAGCAGGATGCCTGGGCCGTCCAGAGCCAGAACCGGGCCGAGGCGGCTCTCGCCTCCGGGTTCTTCGCCCGCGAGATCACCCCGTACACGCGCCGGGACGGCACCGTGGTGGACCGGGACGACTCGCCGCGGGCCGGCGTCACCCTCGACTCGGTGGCGGCGCTGCAGCCGGTCTTCCGCGCCGAGGGTACCGTGACGGCCGGCAACGCCTGCCCGCTCAACGACGGCGCTGCCGCCGTCGTTGTGATGAGCGACTCCCGCGCGAGGGAGCTGGGGCTGGAACCGCTGGCCCGCATCGTCGCCACGGGAGTCAGCGCCCTGTCCCCCGAATTGATGGGCATGGGCCCGGTCGAGGCGACCCGGCGGGCGCTGAAGCAGGCGGGCCTCACCATCGGCGACATCGACCTGGTGGAACTCAACGAGGCTTTTGCGGTGCAGGTGGTGGCGAGCGCGCGGGAACTGGGGATCGACCCGGACCGGCTCAACGTCCACGGCGGCGCCATTGCCCTCGGACATCCCTTCGGCATGACCGGCGCCCGGATGACGACCACCCTGCTCAACGGGCTGCAGGAGAGGGACGGCAGCCTGGGCCTGGCGACCCTGTGTGTGGGAGGCGGCCAGGGCATGGCAGTGATCCTGGAACGGCTCGGCTGA
- a CDS encoding Bax inhibitor-1/YccA family protein, whose product MALGGNPIFNGKNFRGATQAPPAPQAAYGQGFGQNAYGQAPYGQNGYGQNGYGQAQAGWNPAQQAMSNDQLQDLYNRPAAGPVDTGRMTFDDVIMKTAACLGAVIAGAAVTLVVAQGLASMLMLVGALGGFVLALVNTFKKQPSPALILAYAALEGLFLGGLTRILDGMFPGVGLQAVIGTLSVFAVTLVLFKSGKVRATPKAMRFFMIALIGYAVFALINMVMMWTGAVNSPFGLRTSFEIFGIPLGVFIGLLAIGLAAFSLIMDFTSIEAGVRAGAPQRFSWTAAFGLTVTLVWLYVEIIRLLAILRGDD is encoded by the coding sequence ATGGCACTTGGCGGAAACCCGATCTTCAACGGAAAGAATTTCCGTGGAGCCACCCAGGCACCGCCTGCCCCGCAGGCCGCCTACGGGCAGGGCTTCGGCCAGAACGCTTATGGCCAGGCGCCGTACGGCCAGAACGGCTACGGCCAGAACGGCTACGGTCAGGCCCAGGCCGGCTGGAACCCGGCACAGCAGGCCATGAGCAACGACCAACTGCAGGACCTGTACAACCGCCCGGCCGCGGGACCGGTCGACACCGGCCGCATGACTTTCGACGACGTCATCATGAAGACCGCGGCCTGCCTCGGCGCCGTCATTGCCGGCGCAGCCGTCACCCTCGTGGTGGCCCAGGGCCTGGCCTCCATGCTGATGCTGGTCGGCGCGCTGGGCGGCTTTGTCCTGGCCCTCGTCAACACCTTCAAGAAGCAGCCCTCCCCGGCGCTGATCCTGGCCTACGCCGCCCTCGAGGGCCTGTTCCTCGGCGGCCTGACCCGCATCCTCGACGGCATGTTCCCCGGCGTCGGCCTGCAGGCCGTCATCGGCACGCTCTCCGTCTTCGCCGTGACCCTGGTGCTGTTCAAGAGCGGCAAGGTCCGGGCCACGCCCAAGGCCATGCGCTTCTTTATGATCGCGCTGATCGGCTACGCCGTCTTCGCGCTCATCAACATGGTGATGATGTGGACCGGGGCGGTCAACTCCCCGTTCGGCCTTCGCACAAGCTTCGAAATCTTCGGCATTCCGCTGGGCGTCTTCATCGGCCTGCTCGCGATCGGCCTGGCCGCGTTCTCCCTGATCATGGACTTCACCAGCATCGAGGCCGGCGTCCGCGCCGGCGCCCCGCAGCGCTTCTCCTGGACCGCCGCCTTCGGCCTCACCGTCACCCTCGTGTGGCTCTATGTCGAGATCATCCGCCTGCTGGCCATCCTCCGCGGCGACGACTAG